One Paenibacillus riograndensis SBR5 DNA segment encodes these proteins:
- a CDS encoding antibiotic biosynthesis monooxygenase family protein: MILEAAMLQIRPGLTSQFEQSFKAASVLISSIEGYLGHELQHCLEDDHKYLLLVKWRNLEDHTIGFRESSQYQEWKAMLHHYYSPFPVVEHFTRINLA, encoded by the coding sequence ATGATATTGGAAGCAGCCATGCTGCAGATCAGGCCGGGACTCACCAGCCAATTTGAGCAGAGCTTCAAGGCAGCGTCCGTGCTGATTTCTTCCATAGAAGGATATTTGGGCCATGAGCTGCAGCATTGTCTGGAGGACGATCACAAATACCTGCTGCTCGTAAAGTGGCGCAATCTAGAGGATCATACGATAGGGTTCAGGGAATCCAGCCAATATCAGGAGTGGAAAGCAATGCTGCATCATTACTACAGCCCTTTCCCGGTAGTGGAGCATTTCACGCGTATTAATCTGGCGTAA
- a CDS encoding aminoglycoside phosphotransferase family protein has protein sequence MTGKRIGEGRTAEVQEYGTGKILKLYRADIPAEYVEHEYEVSKYVHKQGIQTPQPIELVTLGERKGILFQQIHGSSMLRLIGEKPWRLGEYARQLASLHHDLHKLQGPEAFGKQKESLRSSIVAAPMLTMEEKTPVLEKLEQLPEGDRLLHGDFHPDNVLIDGQAWTIDWMTGMSGNPAGDAARSVMMFSMGALPPGASLSTRLVTGFIRQRLTKGYIREYLRLSGLSYAEVNAWVLPVASARLTEGIPLAEKEQLVREIRRRLRSK, from the coding sequence ATGACGGGGAAGCGGATTGGGGAAGGAAGGACAGCGGAGGTCCAGGAATATGGGACAGGGAAGATTCTGAAGCTCTATCGCGCGGATATTCCTGCGGAGTATGTGGAACACGAATATGAGGTCAGTAAATATGTCCACAAGCAAGGCATTCAGACGCCTCAGCCTATTGAACTGGTTACGCTTGGGGAACGCAAGGGGATTCTATTTCAGCAAATTCACGGCAGCTCCATGCTGCGGCTGATTGGCGAGAAGCCGTGGAGACTGGGCGAATATGCCCGGCAGCTTGCTTCGCTCCATCACGATCTGCATAAGCTCCAGGGGCCGGAAGCCTTTGGCAAGCAGAAGGAGAGCCTGAGAAGCAGCATCGTTGCCGCCCCTATGCTCACGATGGAGGAAAAAACGCCCGTTCTGGAAAAGCTGGAGCAGCTGCCGGAGGGCGACCGGCTCCTGCATGGGGATTTCCACCCGGACAATGTGCTGATAGACGGGCAGGCATGGACCATCGACTGGATGACCGGGATGAGCGGCAACCCGGCCGGGGACGCGGCAAGGTCTGTAATGATGTTCAGCATGGGCGCTTTGCCGCCCGGAGCCTCATTATCGACCAGGCTCGTTACGGGTTTTATCAGGCAGCGGCTCACGAAGGGGTATATTCGGGAATATCTCAGGCTGTCGGGTCTATCTTATGCTGAAGTAAATGCCTGGGTGCTGCCGGTAGCCTCAGCCCGGCTTACGGAAGGGATTCCGCTTGCGGAGAAGGAACAGCTGGTCCGCGAAATCCGCAGGCGTCTAAGGTCCAAATAA
- a CDS encoding alpha/beta hydrolase — MSVSSIVMSSHWGREVRHKYITQESKALAVVFPGKNYSAERSLLDYAAKLAREYGCDILLLEYGYQSARTELKRDEIDIIAEECKAAISSLPEYEQLLFISKSMGAVIAGRVAAELNLSQKTSHLYLTPVADSLPLLRQSRGSIIYGGSDPTFTEQHAAGLNGQKNLRVYRIDDANNALEVGSVNESLAVLLVIINFYHEFFRDALTG; from the coding sequence GTGAGTGTATCAAGCATCGTCATGTCCTCACATTGGGGCAGGGAAGTCAGACATAAGTATATTACACAGGAGTCCAAGGCGCTCGCCGTAGTATTTCCGGGTAAGAACTACTCGGCTGAACGTTCGCTGCTGGATTATGCGGCCAAGCTGGCACGGGAATACGGCTGTGATATCCTGCTGCTGGAATACGGCTATCAGAGCGCGCGGACTGAGCTTAAACGTGACGAAATCGATATTATAGCAGAGGAATGCAAGGCGGCCATCAGCTCGCTTCCGGAGTATGAGCAGCTGCTCTTCATCAGCAAAAGCATGGGAGCTGTCATTGCCGGCAGAGTGGCGGCAGAGCTGAATCTCAGCCAGAAGACCTCACATTTGTATCTGACGCCGGTTGCCGATTCACTCCCGCTGCTGCGGCAGAGCCGGGGCAGCATCATCTATGGTGGCAGCGACCCGACCTTCACCGAACAGCATGCCGCCGGGCTTAACGGACAAAAGAATCTGCGGGTGTACCGGATCGATGACGCCAATAACGCCCTCGAAGTGGGCAGTGTTAATGAGTCGCTGGCGGTGCTGTTGGTCATTATTAATTTTTATCACGAGTTTTTCCGGGATGCACTTACAGGCTGA
- a CDS encoding GerAB/ArcD/ProY family transporter, giving the protein MSKEIIPAGQAISISVLFIIGTSLFMGSSGQSGNSSWIALILAAALAVPLMLIYARLHGLFPGKDLYDMLILVFGAVAGRMLSCLYIWYALHLGSMVLRNFGEFSKTVALTSTPMLAPMLVIGLLCVWVVKAGMEVLGRSAKFLLLFTIMVIAVIELLSIPKYQYHHLLPVLDSGWKLVLSDTIGSFTFPFAEIVVFLGAFNVLPKKGSAAKVLVSSTMIAGVIILVVTLRNLMVLGPDILSSLYFPSYVAVGRINIGDFLTRIEGSSAIIFVTALFIKVSLCLYAASNGMAKVFKLDSYRSVVLQLGLIMVYLAVFIYKDIMQMQYFAYHIYKIYALPFQVAIPVILWVTAEILAWRRSGKKTAAQQ; this is encoded by the coding sequence ATGAGCAAGGAAATTATACCGGCAGGCCAGGCTATAAGCATATCGGTCCTTTTTATTATCGGCACTTCCCTTTTTATGGGGTCTTCGGGACAGTCCGGCAACAGCAGCTGGATTGCCTTGATATTGGCTGCAGCACTGGCAGTTCCGCTTATGTTGATCTACGCCAGGCTGCATGGGCTTTTTCCGGGCAAGGATTTGTACGATATGCTGATTCTGGTGTTCGGGGCAGTTGCTGGACGCATGCTCTCCTGCCTGTATATCTGGTATGCTCTGCATTTGGGCTCGATGGTGCTGCGGAATTTCGGGGAGTTCAGTAAGACGGTTGCCCTGACATCGACCCCGATGCTGGCCCCGATGCTGGTCATCGGCCTGCTGTGTGTGTGGGTGGTGAAGGCGGGAATGGAGGTGCTGGGGAGAAGTGCCAAATTTCTTTTGCTGTTTACTATAATGGTGATTGCAGTAATAGAGCTTCTCTCTATCCCCAAATATCAATACCATCACCTATTGCCGGTTTTAGACAGCGGGTGGAAGCTGGTTTTGTCAGATACGATAGGGTCCTTCACCTTTCCTTTTGCCGAGATTGTGGTTTTCCTGGGTGCCTTTAATGTGTTGCCCAAAAAGGGTTCGGCGGCAAAAGTTCTGGTAAGCAGCACCATGATTGCCGGAGTAATTATCCTTGTAGTCACTTTGCGCAATCTGATGGTCTTGGGACCGGATATCCTGTCAAGCTTGTACTTCCCCTCCTATGTGGCGGTTGGCAGAATCAATATTGGCGACTTCCTGACACGAATCGAAGGCTCATCGGCGATTATATTTGTAACGGCGCTTTTTATAAAAGTAAGCCTATGTCTGTATGCGGCCAGCAATGGGATGGCAAAAGTATTCAAGCTGGACAGCTACCGCTCCGTTGTGCTGCAGTTAGGTCTGATTATGGTCTATCTGGCGGTTTTTATCTATAAGGACATTATGCAAATGCAGTATTTTGCCTATCACATCTACAAGATTTACGCTCTTCCGTTTCAGGTGGCCATTCCTGTGATTCTGTGGGTTACAGCGGAAATTCTGGCCTGGAGGAGAAGCGGCAAAAAGACGGCAGCGCAGCAATAG